Within the Leptospira johnsonii genome, the region GAATAAATCCGCATAAGCACCTGGACCTTTCGGGTCCAAAAGTTTTTCGGTAAGAGTTTTACCTTTATCACGAATATCTTTTAGATCCGATTTTACCTTGATCCCTAAAATATTCACCAAAGAGAAATTAGTCTCTAATACTCTAACTTCGTAGTTCTTTTTGAACTCACTAGACGCATATAAAATGACTGTGGAAACCGTAACAGTGAGTAAAAGTGAGATCACTGCCATGAGTTTTAATTGAAGAGGGAATTTCGCGCTGGTCGCAAAATCTCCTGTATCCGTTGGAGGAGTAAAGGTAGTTTCTCTTTTTGGAATATTCTTCTTTTCTGATACTACTGGAGCTTTAGGCTCTACAGCCCCAGGTTCAGAGGTCTCGGATCCTTGTTTTTCTCCGGAGAATACGGTATCAAAGGAGATCACCGGCTTACTTTCCAAGGTGCGGAAACTCTCTGCCTCTTGGAATTTCGGGACCTTCTTCTTTCCGTTGGAGTCTTTATGACCGTTCTTAAAAACTCCTAACTCTATCCCGGAAACAGCCAAAGGAAGTTCCTTTAGATAAATAGAAAATTCTCCTCTTGTGGAGTCCGGGATTTCCTTAGGAGCTTTTTTGCGGGAGGCATAGGTTTTGAATTCTCCTAAGAATTCAGTCTCTGCTTGTCCTTGTAAGCTAGGGAACCAAGCGCCTAATTCACCTGAGGCGATATGTGGATAGGAAGATATTACCATTTTGGAAAGTATCACTTCCCATCTTTCTTCCAATTCTTCCGGGATCAAAAATAAGATATTGGATTTGGCCGCTGCTGAAATTAATTTCCAGGCGGAGAAGAATACAGACTCGTTTGTTTCCGGTCCAGGAGGAATTTCTAATGCGAATAGTTTCCATTCTCCTGCATGCAGAACTTCTTCTAAGTCGGTTACTAAAGAAGAACCTTTTTCAGAGAATACACAGACTACAGTTTTGATCCCTAGATCTGCCCAGGCTCTTAATTCATCCTGGTTTTGGATCTTATCCTTTGCTCTGGCCCAGAACGCGACTGCACCGTTTGGTCCGAAGGGAATATATTTTGTAGATGATGGCATTTTGTTCCTAAGGAAGTTCCGGAATAAAAAATTCTCTTTTAGAAAGCTAAAAAATCGATCCGTCTAGCGGAAAGTATATTCCAGATATCCTCCGTTAAATTATCGGAACAACAGCATTCTATATTGAAAACAAGTAGAATGAGTTCTCTCCCATTAAGGATACCTATTTAGTTGATTACACAGACACCGGTTAGAATCTGGATTTTGAGGATATTTATGGCAACTGCTAAGTTTACCACCAACCGAGGGACCTTCTCCGTTTTATTGGAAGATGAGAAGGCTCCAATCACTGCTGGGAATTTCATCCAATTGGCTCAAAAAGGCTTTTATAATGGTCTGATCTTTCACAGAATTATTGCAAATTTTATGATCCAAGGCGGTTGCCCGCAAGGAACTGGAACTGGTGGACCAGGGTATAAAATCCAGGATGAGTTTCATCCGGAACTTAAAAATAAGAAATTTACTATCTCCATGGCGAATGCTGGACCGAATACCGGTGGTTCTCAGTTTTTCATCAACGTGAGAGACAATCTCTATCTAGACAATCGCCATGCGGTTTTTGGCCATGTAAGCGAGGGAGAAGATATAGTCCAAAGTATCTCAGAAACTCCTACCGCTCCTGGGGATCGTCCTCTTCAGCCAGTGGTAATTGAGACGATAGAGATCATCTAACGTACCCCTTGTGGGATAAACATTCCACAAACTTCACAAAAATTCGAAATATGCTTGAAAATATCCATATTTCGCCATAATTAGAGACCCCTGCCCGGAATTTCTATTCCGGGCGGATCTATTTATGGGTTCTCGCTCTCCTACTTTTTCAGATTCCAGTCAGGAAAATCCAAAACCCTTACTAGACTATATCCTCTCCAATTCTCCCATCGTACTATTTTCCGCAGACGAGACGGGATTAATGAACTTTGCCTCGGGTAAAGCGTTAGACATGCTTGGTCTTGATTCCAGTGCATTCATCGGAACCAACTTTGTACAACACGAATGGAACGCAGAGTTTAGGGAAGAAGACGGCTCTGTACGTAGTTTGGAACAAACGGAAGCTTTAAGGCTTGTACTTTCCGGAAAAGAGATCAGCGCTGAGGCGGTCTTTTTAGGAAGGTATTTTGCTGTAAGGATCTCTCCCGCAATTGGAGAAGACGGCAAAGTAAGAGGACTCGTAGGAGTTTCCTTAGATATAACGGATCGTAAGATCGCGGAAGATATATTAGAAAAACGTACTGTTGATTTTCACACTTTGATAGGCGCGTTACCCGTGATCGTTTTTTCCATTTCTCCGGAGGGAAGGATCATACTCGCCGACGGAAAAGGATTGGAAAGATTAAAAATCAATCCTAAGGAAATTGTAGGAAAAACCATTTTTGAAAGAGCAGGCAATCGGCCGGAAGTTATGGAAGCATTCTCTAAAGCTCTTCAAGGAGAAGAGAGTATCTATCATACCAACCAAAATGATCTTTTGTTGGAAACAAGAATGTATCCAAGGCCTGGAAAAAACGGCCGTATCCAAGAAATATTAGGAATTGTTTATGATATTTCCGATCGCAAAGAATATGAAAGTAAGATCAAACAGAATGAAGAAAAATACAGGAGCTTATTCCAAAATAATCCCCAGATCATGTTTGTTTTCGATAGGACTTCACTTAAGATTTTGGCGGTTAACCAAACTGCATTGCTTGCCTATGGATATTCGGAAGATGAATTTATCGGAAAATTAGTTAGTGAACTTAGACCGGAAGAAGACCAGGCATATTTATATCAAGCCATCCGGAATTTAAAAGAAGGTCCTAATTCATTCCCTGAAATGAGACATTTAAAAAAAGATGGGAATATTATGTATTTGGATATAGTTTCTTCTCCTATCAAATTTCAAAATACGGATGCTGTACTTGTTTCAGGAACGGACGTTTCGGAGCGGGTTCGGATCACTAGAGAAAATCGTTTCAATATGGAAGTCATTTCCCAGGTCAACGATGCGATCATTGCGTTGGACGGAGATATGAACATCACCTACTATAATGCATCCGCTTCCAAAATGTACGAGGTGGAAGAAGGTGAATGTTTAGGAAAACATTATACTTCTCTTTTTAAAGAGGATTGGATCTCCGAGGAAAATTATAAAGAAGCAATGGAGGATTGGAAAGATTTAGGAGCTTCCAAAAGAGAACTGATCCATACATTAAGATCCGGTAGA harbors:
- a CDS encoding PAS domain-containing protein, with the translated sequence MGSRSPTFSDSSQENPKPLLDYILSNSPIVLFSADETGLMNFASGKALDMLGLDSSAFIGTNFVQHEWNAEFREEDGSVRSLEQTEALRLVLSGKEISAEAVFLGRYFAVRISPAIGEDGKVRGLVGVSLDITDRKIAEDILEKRTVDFHTLIGALPVIVFSISPEGRIILADGKGLERLKINPKEIVGKTIFERAGNRPEVMEAFSKALQGEESIYHTNQNDLLLETRMYPRPGKNGRIQEILGIVYDISDRKEYESKIKQNEEKYRSLFQNNPQIMFVFDRTSLKILAVNQTALLAYGYSEDEFIGKLVSELRPEEDQAYLYQAIRNLKEGPNSFPEMRHLKKDGNIMYLDIVSSPIKFQNTDAVLVSGTDVSERVRITRENRFNMEVISQVNDAIIALDGDMNITYYNASASKMYEVEEGECLGKHYTSLFKEDWISEENYKEAMEDWKDLGASKRELIHTLRSGRKITIESNFKKINAEGYLVPGLIMVNRDISEKIESRKSLEEALLGLAKTNKELEQFAYIASHDLQEPLRTIASYLQLLERKFSDEIKPEMREFIQVSVEAAKRQQGLIESLLSYSRVGSDSVKKSKGDPNLILDEVRKDLSSVIQETKTNLVLEGPFPEVYADQDQIRRLFSNLISNGIKFRSSSRSPEIRIKVKHIPGANVFSVSDNGIGMDPKYFDRIFIIFQKLHTRSEYPGTGIGLSICKKIVENHGGRIWVQSSIGKGSEFFFSLPEV
- a CDS encoding peptidylprolyl isomerase, whose protein sequence is MATAKFTTNRGTFSVLLEDEKAPITAGNFIQLAQKGFYNGLIFHRIIANFMIQGGCPQGTGTGGPGYKIQDEFHPELKNKKFTISMANAGPNTGGSQFFINVRDNLYLDNRHAVFGHVSEGEDIVQSISETPTAPGDRPLQPVVIETIEII